One window of Peteryoungia desertarenae genomic DNA carries:
- the exbD gene encoding TonB system transport protein ExbD encodes MAGGIRENSGDDLPENHEINVTPFIDVMLVLLIIFMVAAPLSTVDVNVDLPASSAEPAQRPDEPVYVTLKPDLTLAIGNDPVAREQLGVEVERATGGNKDARIFLRADKAVDYGSFMEVMNLLRNAGYLKIALVGLEALPTPVATGSDEGSTETSAEAVVEPQP; translated from the coding sequence ATGGCTGGTGGCATTCGGGAAAACTCGGGCGACGATCTGCCAGAAAACCACGAGATCAACGTGACGCCGTTCATCGATGTCATGCTTGTTCTGCTCATCATCTTCATGGTGGCAGCGCCGTTGTCGACGGTCGATGTGAATGTGGACCTCCCGGCCTCATCGGCAGAGCCTGCGCAGCGTCCGGACGAGCCGGTCTATGTGACCTTGAAACCGGATCTGACTCTCGCCATTGGCAACGATCCAGTGGCGCGCGAGCAGCTTGGCGTCGAGGTCGAGCGGGCGACCGGCGGCAACAAGGATGCCCGGATCTTCTTGCGGGCTGACAAGGCGGTCGACTACGGCAGCTTCATGGAGGTCATGAACCTTCTGCGCAATGCAGGCTATCTCAAGATCGCCCTGGTTGGTCTGGAGGCTTTGCCGACCCCGGTTGCTACCGGCTCCGACGAGGGCAGCACGGAGACCTCAGCGGAGGCGGTTGTGGAGCCGCAGCCATGA